The Enterobacter asburiae genome window below encodes:
- a CDS encoding alpha/beta hydrolase — MKTLTAILISSVFASAAASAQTANTPTPTAGVQAFLNVLNSGKGKPMEQMTPQEARQVLIGAQQGAKLPPAQVSEKTIQVNGQAIKLKIVKPENASGTLPAFMFFHGGGWVLGDFPTHERLIRDLVRASGAAAVYVDYTPSPEAHFPVAINQAYEATKWVAEHGQEIGVDGSRLGLVGNSVGGNMVASVALQAKQFNGPKIRYNVMLWPVTDANFDTASYNQFENGYFLSKNMMKWFWDNYTTSAADRNNILASPLRASTAQLKGFPETLIQTAELDVLRDEGEAFGRKLDAAGVPVTVTRYNGMIHDYGLLNPLSQEPTVKVALEQAGAALHEHLK, encoded by the coding sequence ATGAAAACACTAACCGCCATCCTGATTTCTTCCGTCTTCGCGTCAGCCGCGGCATCCGCTCAAACCGCCAATACCCCTACCCCGACCGCAGGCGTACAGGCGTTTCTTAATGTTTTGAATTCCGGCAAGGGTAAGCCAATGGAACAGATGACCCCGCAGGAGGCCCGCCAGGTACTGATTGGCGCGCAGCAAGGCGCAAAACTGCCGCCCGCTCAGGTTTCTGAAAAAACGATCCAGGTAAATGGCCAGGCGATAAAACTGAAAATAGTGAAACCTGAAAACGCCAGCGGCACGCTCCCCGCCTTTATGTTCTTTCACGGCGGCGGTTGGGTGCTGGGTGACTTCCCTACCCACGAACGTTTAATCCGCGACCTCGTTCGCGCTTCGGGTGCCGCTGCGGTTTACGTCGATTACACCCCGTCACCTGAGGCCCATTTCCCGGTGGCAATTAATCAGGCCTATGAAGCGACAAAATGGGTCGCCGAGCACGGTCAGGAAATTGGCGTTGACGGTAGCCGTCTGGGTCTGGTGGGTAACAGCGTGGGCGGCAATATGGTGGCTTCGGTGGCGCTGCAGGCCAAACAGTTCAATGGGCCAAAGATTCGCTACAACGTCATGCTCTGGCCAGTTACCGATGCGAACTTTGATACTGCCTCGTATAACCAGTTCGAAAATGGCTATTTCCTGTCGAAAAACATGATGAAATGGTTCTGGGATAACTACACCACCAGCGCTGCCGATCGGAACAATATCCTTGCCTCTCCGCTTCGCGCCAGCACCGCGCAGTTGAAAGGCTTCCCCGAGACGCTGATCCAGACGGCTGAGCTGGACGTTCTGCGGGATGAAGGTGAAGCATTCGGGCGTAAACTGGATGCGGCTGGCGTCCCGGTGACCGTCACGCGCTATAACGGCATGATCCACGACTACGGCCTGCTTAACCCGCTGAGCCAGGAGCCAACGGTTAAAGTTGCCCTTGAGCAGGCAGGTGCAGCGTTGCATGAACACCTGAAATAG
- a CDS encoding MarR family winged helix-turn-helix transcriptional regulator yields the protein MKENKTLDDLLCFSLYSVTNAFVRQYRPLLQEMDLTYPQFVVLMALYEKDDIPLRDLSDKTFFDSGTLTPLVQKLEAKGFLNRIAVVGDERMKNVVLTDKAKDLKKRVMALPDQIRCSMRMNDDELETLKKLSRTLLDDL from the coding sequence ATGAAAGAAAACAAAACGCTAGACGATTTACTTTGCTTCTCGCTGTACTCGGTCACCAATGCGTTCGTTCGCCAGTATCGCCCCTTACTGCAAGAGATGGATCTGACCTATCCGCAATTCGTTGTTTTGATGGCGCTTTATGAGAAAGACGACATTCCACTTCGCGATCTCAGCGATAAGACGTTTTTTGATTCGGGCACATTGACCCCGCTTGTACAAAAGCTTGAGGCAAAAGGATTCCTCAACCGTATCGCGGTTGTGGGTGATGAAAGGATGAAAAATGTTGTACTGACCGACAAGGCCAAAGACCTGAAGAAACGGGTGATGGCATTGCCGGATCAGATTCGCTGCAGCATGCGGATGAATGACGATGAGCTTGAGACGCTAAAAAAACTCTCCCGAACGCTGCTCGACGATTTGTAA
- a CDS encoding MFS transporter has product MAEITESTPLSTTGIPPDGDIQWVRSASDVSRLVNDGSQGRTNARIVVGIALGGIFLDAYDLGALAFGIKDITREFNLTPAGTGMVASAITFGAIVGALLGGYLTDKIGRYRVFMADMVFFVVAAIACALAPNEYVLAGARFVMGLGVGIDLPVAMAFLSEFARLKGPGNKASSVAMWCPTWYAAISISYLLVLFFYAVLPESHSDWLWRLILGFGAVPALVIIAIRSRYMSESPVWAANQGNLKEAASILRQSYNINAHVPQDALGQPAPVVNKAKWSNYLNLFRGIYLRRTTLATLLSVVSSFAYNAVAFGLPVIISSFFVQSMLTTILISLALNLLFAFVGGLLAVRYVPRFGAWRMSLAGYACQLVALLGLALIGRPEGASEGVLAVAMLALFLFGQGFGPGAHTMTFASLSYPTSLRGVGVGLNQTLMRSSSTLSLFLFPLLVASLDTAVFWVIALAPFIGLASLLAIRWEPSGYDVDAEDYR; this is encoded by the coding sequence ATGGCTGAAATCACAGAATCAACTCCCCTTTCAACGACAGGTATTCCCCCTGATGGCGACATCCAGTGGGTGCGCAGCGCTTCGGATGTATCACGCCTCGTTAATGACGGTTCTCAGGGCCGGACAAACGCCCGTATCGTGGTCGGAATCGCTTTGGGCGGCATTTTCCTCGATGCCTACGATCTGGGCGCGCTGGCGTTTGGCATTAAAGACATCACCCGCGAATTTAACCTGACGCCCGCCGGTACCGGCATGGTGGCCTCGGCGATTACCTTTGGTGCCATTGTCGGGGCGCTGCTCGGCGGTTACCTCACGGATAAAATCGGGCGCTACCGCGTTTTTATGGCTGATATGGTGTTCTTCGTGGTGGCAGCGATAGCCTGTGCGCTGGCCCCGAACGAATATGTGCTCGCGGGCGCCCGCTTTGTGATGGGGCTGGGGGTTGGGATCGACCTTCCCGTGGCGATGGCGTTTTTAAGCGAGTTCGCCAGGCTAAAAGGGCCCGGAAATAAGGCTTCCAGCGTCGCGATGTGGTGCCCCACCTGGTATGCCGCTATCAGCATCTCCTACCTGCTGGTGCTTTTCTTCTACGCCGTGCTGCCGGAGAGCCACAGCGACTGGCTGTGGCGTTTGATTCTCGGCTTTGGCGCGGTGCCCGCGCTGGTGATTATCGCCATCCGCAGCCGCTATATGAGCGAATCTCCGGTCTGGGCGGCGAATCAGGGCAACCTGAAAGAGGCTGCGTCAATTTTACGCCAGTCGTATAACATCAATGCCCACGTGCCGCAGGACGCGCTCGGCCAGCCAGCCCCTGTCGTGAATAAAGCGAAATGGTCAAACTATCTGAACCTGTTTCGCGGCATCTATTTGCGCCGCACGACGCTCGCCACGCTGCTGTCCGTCGTATCTTCCTTCGCCTATAACGCCGTGGCGTTTGGTCTGCCGGTGATCATCTCCAGCTTCTTTGTCCAGTCGATGCTCACCACCATTCTCATTTCTCTGGCGCTTAACCTGCTGTTTGCCTTCGTCGGCGGGCTGCTGGCTGTACGCTACGTGCCGCGCTTCGGCGCCTGGCGGATGTCGCTGGCGGGTTATGCCTGCCAGCTTGTCGCATTGCTTGGCCTGGCGCTGATTGGCCGACCGGAAGGTGCCTCTGAAGGCGTGCTTGCCGTAGCCATGCTGGCGCTTTTCCTGTTCGGCCAGGGCTTTGGCCCGGGCGCGCATACCATGACGTTCGCCTCTCTGAGCTACCCGACCTCCCTGCGCGGCGTGGGCGTGGGCCTCAACCAGACGCTGATGCGCAGCAGTTCCACGCTGTCGCTGTTTCTGTTCCCGCTGCTGGTCGCCTCGCTGGATACCGCCGTGTTCTGGGTGATTGCGCTGGCGCCGTTTATCGGCCTGGCGTCGCTGCTGGCAATCCGCTGGGAGCCGTCGGGGTATGATGTGGATGCGGAGGACTATCGGTAA